A stretch of the Lolium perenne isolate Kyuss_39 chromosome 3, Kyuss_2.0, whole genome shotgun sequence genome encodes the following:
- the LOC139837787 gene encoding uncharacterized protein, whose amino-acid sequence MVVCEAPISEIIGNKDASGRIAKWAIQLAPYVPRYERRDVIKSQALANFLVDWAEMQYKPPPPETEYWRMHFDGSKLKEGLGAGVVLTSPKGDNPRYVLQIHFRASNNVAEYEALVHGLKVAKEVGVRRIICYGDSDLVVQQCSGDWAAKDANMASYRFYVQQIAGFFEGCKFHHVPRAANEAADTLSKLGSSRQEIPAGIALSHLRKPSIKPSPESESIFVPESHVVPMDIDKVNPRTFSPNPGT is encoded by the coding sequence ATGGTGGTTTGCGAGGCTCCTATATCGGAGATCATCGGCAACAAGGAtgcaagcggcaggatcgcgaaaTGGGCAATCCAGTTGGCACCATATGTGCCGagatacgaaagaagagatgtgaTTAAGTCGCAGGCACTGGCAAATTTCCTGGTGGattgggccgagatgcaatacaaaccgccaccaCCAGAAACAGAATACTGGaggatgcacttcgatggatcaaaGCTAAAGGAAGGACTCGGAGCTGGAGTGgttctcacctcaccaaagggagataaCCCAAGATACGTGCTGCAAATACACTTCAGGGCATcaaataatgtcgctgagtatgaagctttAGTCCATGgactcaaggtcgcaaaagaagtcGGCGTGCGCCGAATTATATGTTACGGTGATTCGGATCTCGTGGTACAACAGTGTTCCGGGGACTGGGCCGCGAAGGATGCAAACATGGCATCATACCGGTTCTATGTGCAGCAGATCGCCGGGTTCTTTGAAGGCTgcaagtttcaccatgtgccacgggcgGCGAACGAAGCAGCTGacactttgtccaagctgggctcgtccaGGCAAGAAATACCTGCCGGAATAGCCTTGTCCCACCTAAGGAAGCCGTcaatcaaaccaagtccggaatCTGAGTCCATTTTTGTGCCGGAGTCACATGTTGTACCGATGGACATTGACAAGGTAAACCCGAGGACTTTTTCACCTAACCCGGGGACTTGA